A stretch of the Porifericola rhodea genome encodes the following:
- a CDS encoding DNA-binding domain-containing protein yields the protein MPIHFSLYPNPFSKQKDEMVARVVARGYADEEEVIEMMLMRNPRLSRTQILNVLEEYTLALEYLLKNGQHIHTPLLKLEASIKGKFNSVIDVYDPRRHQLCVNASPGKRLRKLLNEERAYRQPVNSPQPSIKKFEHFDSQLASHTIMPAMPVRLKGYRLKVNEAAEDEGVYLMSDSQKQYKVTQLMSNKASELFFITPSELKEGSYHLEVRCRQGNSTQLRKHTYPQLLHCQLSASSE from the coding sequence ATGCCCATTCATTTCTCACTTTACCCTAATCCTTTCAGTAAGCAAAAGGATGAAATGGTAGCTCGCGTAGTAGCCAGAGGCTATGCCGATGAAGAGGAAGTAATTGAGATGATGCTTATGCGCAACCCCAGACTCAGTCGCACGCAGATACTAAACGTACTGGAAGAATATACCCTGGCTCTGGAGTATTTGCTTAAAAATGGGCAACATATACATACCCCACTGCTCAAACTGGAAGCTAGTATTAAAGGCAAGTTTAATTCAGTGATAGATGTTTATGACCCCAGGCGCCATCAGCTTTGTGTAAACGCCAGCCCCGGCAAGCGCCTACGTAAATTGTTAAACGAAGAAAGAGCTTACCGACAGCCGGTCAACTCGCCACAGCCCTCTATTAAAAAGTTTGAACATTTTGACTCTCAGCTTGCTTCGCATACTATTATGCCCGCCATGCCCGTGCGCTTAAAGGGGTACAGACTTAAGGTTAATGAGGCAGCAGAAGATGAAGGGGTTTATCTAATGTCTGATTCTCAAAAACAGTACAAGGTAACTCAGCTTATGAGCAACAAAGCCAGTGAGCTTTTTTTTATAACCCCTAGCGAACTTAAAGAAGGCAGCTACCACCTTGAAGTACGCTGTAGGCAAGGCAACAGCACACAATTACGTAAACATACATATCCCCAGCTCCTTCATTGTCAGCTAAGCGCTAGCTCCGAATAA
- a CDS encoding mandelate racemase/muconate lactonizing enzyme family protein has translation MKIKEVRISKENLELTRPYSIAYKSVDSVDNCIVEIILENGTSGLGAANPSKQVVGEDVNDTVELLKAHDFGWLVGRDIREMHQLCFEVMQHFPKRPGVRATLDIALHDLFTKQLGVPLVKYLGQKHKALPTSITIGIKGVEETVEEAKEYVGRGFKYIKVKTGVSLEEDIERLSKIHELYKKDIVLRVDANQGYTKLQLEDFYYKTLSMDLELIEQPLPADAIEEYKKLPSAVKELVALDETVVSPYDALRLASKPSAGGIFNIKLMKCGGISCAQEIAAIASGANIKLMWGCNDESIISIAAALHAAFSSANTHYIDLDGSFDLARDVAKGGFYLKDGVMSLTDKPGLGVEKL, from the coding sequence ATGAAGATTAAAGAAGTACGCATAAGTAAAGAAAACCTTGAACTTACCCGTCCTTACAGCATTGCTTATAAGTCGGTAGACTCTGTGGATAACTGTATAGTAGAGATTATTCTGGAAAATGGCACCAGCGGTCTGGGCGCTGCCAACCCTAGTAAGCAGGTGGTAGGCGAAGATGTCAATGACACGGTAGAACTTCTAAAAGCGCATGACTTTGGCTGGCTGGTAGGGCGAGACATTCGTGAGATGCACCAGCTCTGCTTTGAGGTGATGCAGCACTTTCCTAAAAGGCCAGGCGTAAGAGCTACCCTGGATATTGCCCTCCATGATCTCTTTACCAAGCAGCTGGGCGTACCATTGGTCAAGTACCTGGGGCAAAAGCATAAAGCACTTCCTACCTCTATTACCATAGGCATTAAAGGCGTGGAAGAAACCGTAGAAGAGGCTAAGGAATATGTGGGCAGAGGCTTTAAATATATAAAGGTAAAAACTGGGGTCTCTCTGGAAGAAGACATAGAGCGGCTCAGCAAAATTCATGAGCTATACAAAAAGGATATAGTACTCCGGGTAGATGCTAACCAGGGCTACACCAAGCTACAGCTGGAAGATTTTTATTACAAAACCCTCTCTATGGATCTGGAGCTTATTGAGCAACCCCTGCCTGCCGATGCTATTGAGGAGTACAAGAAGCTACCCTCTGCGGTGAAAGAACTGGTAGCACTGGACGAAACCGTAGTTAGCCCTTATGATGCCCTAAGGCTGGCATCCAAACCCTCTGCCGGCGGCATCTTCAATATTAAGCTGATGAAGTGTGGAGGTATCAGTTGTGCTCAGGAAATTGCTGCTATCGCTTCAGGTGCAAACATTAAGCTGATGTGGGGTTGTAATGATGAGAGTATTATCAGTATTGCTGCGGCTTTGCATGCGGCCTTCTCTTCTGCTAACACCCACTATATTGACCTGGACGGCAGTTTTGACCTTGCCCGGGATGTAGCGAAAGGCGGTTTTTATCTTAAAGACGGGGTAATGTCGCTAACTGATAAACCAGGCCTTGGAGTAGAAAAACTGTAA
- a CDS encoding GAF domain-containing protein has protein sequence MALNKVINSGVLPQQPSYLQGKIRVSNIIGLIVGFGVAIPFIILSAIYFPPLTIVPILGLGVSFGSIMLNKAGSNKLARIIISLLPLVLSATYNMGLSSATDSPVLGVYMVELSFSIIVFLVFDLREKTYMAVLSAIAIAIIMTFDYTKGLWEPEVDASIIREGYVGTMAIINSVLFAFGGVFSLVYQNQQAEKETARLLEEAEESNQRIAQSEVEMKASIEQLKNAQEEEKKRQWASEGLAKLSSILRDYDNAKSMGDRVIAYIIKYLEANQGGLFLVKEDEGEKEIQLLSCYAYNRKKYLKKSIAPGEGLLGQAYLEKEPIYLTEIPSDYVNITSGLGKATPRSLLIVPLKINDEVEGLLELASFNEFAPHEIEFIQTLGENIAATLKNNSINEKTKLLLQASQQQNEEIRAQEEEMRQNMEELQATQEQSERLREELEANQQLLQAKLQELEEAKKINEEAQRVEAERAAKQDKARSRMMDKMAAKYKKE, from the coding sequence ATGGCGCTAAATAAAGTGATCAATTCAGGAGTGCTACCTCAGCAGCCCTCCTACCTGCAAGGTAAAATTAGAGTATCTAACATTATCGGTCTTATTGTTGGCTTTGGGGTGGCTATACCCTTTATTATACTTTCTGCTATCTACTTCCCCCCTTTGACCATTGTGCCTATTCTAGGCTTAGGCGTTTCTTTTGGAAGTATCATGCTGAACAAAGCCGGCAGTAATAAGCTCGCTCGCATCATTATCTCTTTATTGCCTTTAGTGCTGTCAGCTACATACAATATGGGCTTATCCTCGGCTACCGACAGCCCTGTGCTGGGCGTATACATGGTAGAGCTAAGCTTTTCTATCATTGTTTTTCTGGTATTTGACCTGAGAGAAAAGACTTATATGGCAGTACTTTCAGCTATTGCCATTGCTATTATCATGACCTTTGACTATACCAAGGGGCTATGGGAGCCTGAGGTAGACGCTTCTATCATACGCGAAGGCTATGTAGGTACTATGGCTATTATTAATAGTGTGCTTTTTGCTTTTGGCGGAGTATTTAGTCTGGTGTATCAGAACCAGCAGGCAGAAAAAGAAACCGCTCGCTTATTGGAGGAAGCTGAAGAGTCAAATCAGCGGATAGCCCAGTCGGAGGTAGAGATGAAAGCTAGCATAGAGCAGCTAAAAAATGCACAGGAAGAAGAGAAAAAACGACAGTGGGCTTCAGAAGGTCTAGCTAAGCTAAGTAGTATTTTGCGTGACTATGACAATGCCAAGTCTATGGGCGACCGCGTTATCGCCTACATTATTAAATATCTGGAGGCTAACCAGGGGGGGCTTTTTCTGGTAAAAGAGGATGAGGGAGAGAAAGAAATTCAACTTCTATCATGCTACGCCTATAATAGAAAGAAGTACCTGAAAAAAAGTATAGCGCCGGGAGAGGGCTTGCTGGGCCAGGCCTACCTGGAGAAAGAACCCATCTACCTGACCGAAATACCCTCGGATTATGTAAATATAACTTCCGGCCTGGGAAAAGCTACTCCTCGTTCTTTACTAATTGTACCTCTTAAAATTAATGATGAGGTGGAAGGTTTGCTGGAACTGGCCTCCTTTAATGAGTTTGCTCCACATGAGATAGAATTTATACAGACCCTGGGCGAAAACATTGCAGCAACGCTGAAAAACAACAGTATCAACGAAAAGACGAAGCTGTTATTACAAGCCTCTCAGCAGCAGAATGAAGAGATTAGAGCGCAGGAAGAAGAAATGCGGCAGAATATGGAAGAGCTACAGGCTACACAGGAGCAGTCAGAAAGGTTACGCGAAGAGCTGGAAGCAAATCAGCAACTATTACAGGCCAAACTACAGGAACTGGAAGAAGCTAAAAAAATAAATGAAGAAGCACAGCGGGTAGAGGCAGAGAGAGCCGCTAAACAAGATAAGGCGCGCTCACGTATGATGGACAAAATGGCCGCTAAGTACAAAAAAGAATAA
- a CDS encoding DUF1611 domain-containing protein, with translation MKENAIIITHAYLATPRAKTAHGLIRDSSKYHILAVIDPEHGGKDAGEVVDGKKRNIPVFNHLEEFMAQSREAATVCLVGVAGKGGLIPNGMLDTVKEAIKAGMSIVSGLHEYMSDIEELTTLAEEHGVSITDIRRPKPRHTLKFWNGSIKKVKCPKVAILGTDCNLGKRTTTRLLMHALEEACIQTEMIYTGQTGWMQGSEYGFIFDSTLNDFISGELEDAIVRCYEAKHPQIILLEGQSSLRNPSGPGGSEFLMSGDAKYVILQHAPGRTYFYHFEEEQFEIPSLESEIKLIESYGSQVIAITINEQNLSPEEARAYQEQYEDKFGIPVLIPLQEGMQACIPHIQKMIDSHED, from the coding sequence ATGAAAGAAAATGCAATCATTATTACTCATGCTTACCTCGCTACACCACGCGCTAAAACCGCGCATGGACTTATCCGCGACTCTTCCAAATACCACATACTTGCCGTCATAGACCCTGAACACGGAGGCAAAGATGCCGGGGAAGTGGTAGATGGCAAAAAACGTAACATTCCTGTATTTAACCATCTGGAAGAGTTTATGGCACAAAGTAGAGAGGCGGCTACGGTTTGCCTGGTAGGGGTAGCCGGTAAGGGAGGTCTGATACCTAATGGTATGCTGGATACCGTTAAAGAGGCCATTAAAGCGGGTATGTCTATTGTAAGTGGGCTGCATGAGTATATGAGTGACATAGAAGAGCTAACTACTCTAGCAGAGGAGCATGGGGTAAGCATTACTGATATTCGTCGTCCCAAACCCAGGCATACGCTAAAGTTCTGGAACGGCAGCATCAAAAAAGTTAAATGTCCTAAGGTTGCGATTCTGGGAACAGATTGTAACTTGGGTAAGAGGACGACCACACGTTTGCTCATGCATGCTTTGGAAGAAGCCTGCATACAAACGGAAATGATTTATACCGGACAAACCGGCTGGATGCAAGGGAGCGAGTACGGCTTTATCTTTGACTCTACGCTTAACGACTTCATCTCTGGCGAACTGGAAGATGCCATTGTTCGCTGCTATGAGGCCAAACACCCTCAGATCATATTGCTGGAGGGGCAGAGCTCGTTAAGAAACCCCAGTGGACCGGGTGGCTCAGAATTCTTGATGTCGGGCGATGCCAAGTATGTCATCCTTCAGCATGCTCCCGGCAGGACATATTTTTACCATTTTGAAGAAGAGCAGTTTGAGATTCCCTCGCTGGAGAGTGAGATTAAACTGATTGAATCATATGGGTCTCAAGTAATTGCCATCACTATTAATGAGCAAAACCTAAGTCCTGAAGAGGCGCGAGCTTATCAAGAGCAGTACGAAGATAAGTTCGGAATACCAGTACTCATCCCCCTGCAGGAAGGCATGCAGGCATGCATACCACACATCCAAAAAATGATAGATAGCCATGAAGATTAA
- a CDS encoding M15 family metallopeptidase codes for MSVKYLLQYKQLPSVVGALFLFACQPAQQERPEEIPTVQQEDQTVDMPESTDKVSPLEQSLREQGLVRIKDIDSSIVVHLRYSTTDNFVGVDVYGDFDEAYMQPEPAKMLAEANRKLKEMKKDYSLYIYDAVRPRSVQQILWDTLDMPLDQKTKYVADPQEGSIHNYGAAVDLTIADAEGQPIDMGTDFDYFGVKAYPVREEEMLAKGELTEEQVANRRLLRQVMTEAGFSIITSEWWHFNAMSRNEADRRYGIVE; via the coding sequence TTGAGTGTAAAGTATCTATTACAGTATAAGCAGCTGCCCTCAGTAGTGGGAGCTCTATTTTTATTTGCCTGCCAGCCAGCGCAACAGGAGAGACCCGAAGAAATACCGACGGTACAGCAGGAGGACCAAACAGTTGATATGCCCGAATCTACAGATAAGGTTAGCCCATTGGAACAAAGCCTCCGGGAGCAGGGGCTGGTCAGAATAAAAGATATAGACAGCAGTATAGTTGTACATCTGCGTTACAGTACTACCGACAACTTTGTAGGGGTAGATGTATATGGAGATTTTGACGAAGCCTACATGCAGCCTGAGCCTGCCAAAATGTTAGCGGAGGCTAACCGTAAGCTTAAAGAGATGAAAAAAGACTATAGCCTCTACATCTACGATGCTGTGCGGCCCCGCAGCGTGCAGCAAATTTTGTGGGATACCCTGGATATGCCCCTTGATCAAAAAACCAAGTACGTAGCAGACCCTCAGGAGGGTTCTATCCATAATTATGGAGCAGCAGTAGACCTCACCATAGCCGATGCAGAGGGGCAGCCTATAGATATGGGTACCGATTTTGACTACTTTGGCGTAAAAGCTTATCCGGTGCGGGAAGAAGAGATGCTGGCTAAAGGAGAACTTACGGAAGAGCAGGTAGCCAACCGCAGGCTGCTCCGACAGGTAATGACGGAGGCAGGCTTTTCTATAATTACCAGTGAATGGTGGCATTTTAATGCAATGTCGCGAAATGAGGCCGACCGGCGTTATGGCATAGTGGAATAA